The Alistipes finegoldii DSM 17242 DNA segment CACCCAGACGCCCGGCAACGGGATCGAGGACACCGATTTTGAAAACGATTCGAACAAAGAGTAAAGCAGAAATCCTATGAAACAGATATTTGCATGGTTATTCGCCGCGATTTTCTTCGCGGCAGGGTGCGCGCAGTCTCCCGATCTGGCGGAGCCGGTGCGGGGAGGCGGATATGAGAATGCCGACGGGCTGGTGATCGTGGCCGCCTGCCCGCCCGCGACCCGCACGGACATCGAAGAGGGTAAATCGACTTGGGAGGCGGGCGACCGCATCACGGTCGTTTACGACGGCGCGGCCTATGAATACACGGCCGCGGAAGCGGGACCGACGACCGCTTTCACGAGCGAAGCCGGCATCGCCGACTACGACGCTTCGAAGCCTTTGACGGCCTACTATCCCGCAACGACTGCCGAAGGGGTGGTCGCCGTGGAGGCCGAGCGGACGATTGCGCTCGACGCGGAGTCGCAGAGCAATCCGGCGCGGGCGCCGCTCGTGGGACTGCCCACTTCGGGGAATCTTGCCGAAGGTGCACTGGAGGTGACCTTCCGCAATATCTTCTCGGTCATCGAACTGCGTATCGACGCAGGGGAGTTGGCGAGTGCGGCGCAGTCGCTGACCGTCGAGCCGGCCGACGAAGCGGCTTTCGAAGGGTTTCTGTCGTTCGAAGGGACGGTAGACCCCGAAACGCTGGCGCTGACGCCCGCCGAGAACGGTACGGGCAACAGCTTGGTTTTCAACTTCGCCGAGGGCGTGGATCTGACCAAGCCCCAGACGATCAAATTCCCCGTCGGGCGTTTCAGATCCGAAGCGGGGCTGCGGCTTACGCTCGGCACGGCCGACGGCAAGAGCTATTCGAAGAATATCTACAAGACCGGCATCACCTCCTATGCCGAGCAGGGCGGCGTATTCCGCGCCAAGCATATGGCCAAGGCGCTTTACGCCTTCGCGCCGCAGGGCGGCATCAGCACGGCCGACGACCTGATCGAGTTCGCGGCGGCCGTGAATGCGGGCGAGACGCTCGCTCCGTGGCAGGACGACAAGGGCGTCGTGGTGCTGCTGGACGACATCGATCTGGCCGAGGTGACGGAGTGGACGCCGATCGGCGCGGCTACGTCCAAGCTGGCGAGCAATGCGCTTTCGATCACTTCGGGAAGACCTTTTACGGGTTATTTCGACGGACAGGGCCATACGATCCGCAACCTGAAGATGGTCTGCAAGGCCGCGCAGGCGACCTCGGCATGGGGATTCTTCGGGGCCGTGGCCAACGGGGCCGTGGTGGAGAACCTGATTTTCGACGCGAGCTGCTCGCTCGAAGACAAGGCGACGGCGGGCACCGACTGCGGTGTGGTGGCCGGTCTGGTTTACGAAGCAACCGTGCGCAACGTAGTCAATAAGGCTTCGATTGCCTTCGATGGGGCGGCTCCCGACGAAACTCGCATGACCATCGGCATGGTGGGACTCGCCTTTGCCGACAAAAACGGGGCGCGGCTCGAAAAACTGGTCAACCACGGCGCTCTGACGGCCACGTCGGGCGGCAACACCAAGAACGGCGCGACGGGCATTCACGTGGGCGGTATCGTCGGCTTCAGCTCGAACAAGAGCAACACGACGGCCGTGGTGACGATCGCCGAGTGCGCCAATTACGGAGACCTCGACACGCAGGTAGCCCGCGCTTCGGGTATCGTGGCCGCTGCGAACCGCTACACCGAGATCGAGAACTGCGTGAACGAAGGCGACAACGTCAATGCCTTTGCCACGGTAAATAGCGCCCGCATCGGCAACATTACCTGCATTACGGCAGTCGGGAGCAAGATCACCAATACCGTCAATCGCGGCAATGTGATCTGCAAGACGAGCGGCGCGGCGGGCGGCATCATCTGTCTGGTCAATGACGACGGCAACGCATTCGTCGGCTGCGAAAATTACGGGCTGGTGATTACCGACCGCGCCAGTTACAAGGGCACGCTCTTCGGGCAGTGCAACAAGGCGGCCAGATTCAGCGATTGCATCGCGCAGGGCGATCTGGGCGCTTACGAGGACGGCTCCTATGCGCTGGTCGGCGTGAACTACACGAATTACATGTCCTACATCGGCGACCACAATGCGACGGCCGTGCATGTGAACAGCCAGAACATCCTCTATTATCCCAACGGTTCGCAGGTGCCCGCCGAGCCGGAATTCGGCGTGAACCTTTCGTCGGTCGAGCTGAATGCGCAGGGCAGCAATGCCGCCGTCGTACAGCTTTCGTCGGTCGATTACGACTGGACGGTGAGCGCCGACGGGGATTGGGTGCATGTTACGGACCTTTCGGACGCACCCGTCGTTTCGGGTGTCAGGGACTCCGGCGTGCAGTATATCAAGATCGGGGCCGATGCCAATACGAAGACCGCGCCGCGGTCGGCGGTCGTCACGTTCGCTTCGACCGACGGCTCGAAAAGCGCGACGGTGAGGGTCGATCAGCAGGCGCGGGGCGAAGCGTTCCCCAGCAAGTGGGTGTTCCAAGCTTCGACGCTGCCGCTTTACGGCTCGTCGTGGACCGACGACAACGTCATTCCTGCGACATCGGGCGCGGCGGGCTTCATTTCGGTCGTGCGCGGCGATGCGAATGCTTCGGCCGCTTTCAAGCGGAGCGTCGTTACGAACCGTCCTGCGGTTTCGACGATGGTCGAGGGCGACTACTGGCTCTATACCTTCCCGGTGGAGAATCTCGCCGCCAGATCGGTCGTCGATTTCAACGCCACGATGGCGGGTGAGGCCAATTCGCCCAAATACTTCATCGTCGAATACCTCGACGGCGGAGTCTGGAAGAGCGTCGAGGCCGATCTGCTCACGGCTCCGGAAAACCCGGCGGTCCGCTATACCTACAAGTGTTCGGGCACTGCCACCGGGTCCTCGTATCAGCACGCGACCGTCATGCAGACGATGCGCTTCGAAAACGCCGTGACCGACGGCGAAGTGAAAATCCGCTGCCGCGCCGTGGGACCCTATACCTGCGCGGGCGGTACGCAGAACATCACGGCGACCAACGCCGCCAGCTCCATTCCTCCCTACGGATTTACGGGCAGCTACGTGCAGAACTTCGGCACGGCGACGCCCCGCGACACCAAGAAGGTGCTGTGTCTGGGCAACTCGTTCTCCTACTACAGCAACCCTGCGTGGATGCTCAAGGAGATCGCATGGCGCGAAGGGCATGCTCTCAACATCAAGGCTCACTTCAAAGGGTCGCAGACGCTGACCCAGCATCTGTCGCTGGGTTTCTCGACCGACGTCATCGAACAGGGCGGTTACGATTTCGCTTTCCTGCAGGACCAGAGCCAGAATCCCGCCAACTATGGCCGCGACGCCACGGCGTCGATCCTCACGGGCCTTACGACCTTGGCCGACAAGGTGCGCGCCGCGTCGCCTTCGTGCAAGGTGATTCTGGAGGAGACGTGGACCTTCTCGTCGGCGTCCTACGGCGGCTTTACCGATTTCCCGACCTTCGAGACCTATAACGACGCCGGAGCCAAAGCCATGGCAAAGGCCGCCGGGACTTGGGTGTCGCCGATCGGCCCCGCCTTCAGGCAGGTGCGCGAGGGCGGTTCGGGCATCAACCTCTACTACTCGGACAGCAAGCATCAGTCGGAGTACGGCGCATACCTGAAGGCCTGCGTCAATTATCTGGTGCTTTTCGGCGAGCGGTTCGGCGCAGATCCGGCCGACTGCGGATTGAATCCCGACAAGGCGGCCTACCTGCGTTCGGTGGCCGAGCAGATCGTGCTGGGTAACGAGGGCGACTATTTTATCGAACGATAAACCAAATTGCATAAACTTTTATGAAGAGACTTGTCAGCTGTATTCTGGCCATCCCCGCATTGTTGTGGGGATGCGCCGGACCTAAAACCGCCGCTCCGGAATACCCGACGCATGCGGCGAAAATCGTGGCCGAGATTCACGATCCCGCGTCGAAATACGTCGTGGTGGCTTCGCACCGCGGAGACTGGCGCAACTATCCGGAGAATTCGATTCCCGCCATCGAGTCGGTGATCCGCATGGGCGTCGATATCATGGAGCTGGACCTCAAACTGACGAAGGACAGCGTGTTGGTGCTCTGCCACGACCATACCATCGACCGGACCACTACCGGGCGGGGACGTGTGTGCGACATCACCTATGATTCGATTCAGCGCTGCTTCCTGCGTACGGCGCACGGCGTGCGTACGCCCCAGAAGATGCCGACCCTGCGCGAAGCGCTGGAGGTCTGCAAGGACCGTATCGTGGTGAATATCGACCAAGGATATGAGTTTTACGACATGGCGCTGAAGATCAGCGAGGAGCTCGGCGTGACGGAGCAGATGCTCATCAAGGGCAAGCGTCCGGCGGAGGCCGTCGCCGCCAAATTCGGCGAATACGAGCACAACATGATGTATATGCCGATCATCGACATTCTCAAACCGCAGGGACAGAAGCTTTTCGACGAATACATGTCGAAGGGTATCGTGCCGCTGGCCTACGAGGTTTGCTGGAACGAGTACACGCCCGAAGTGAAGGATTGCATGGAAAAGGTGGTGGAGAGCGGATCGAAACTTTGGGTCAATTCGTTGTGGGAGTCGCTCTGCGGCGGCTTGTGCGACGATGCGGCGTGGGAGAGCGACGATCCCGGCTCGGTTTACGGCAAGCTGCTCGACATGGGCGCGACGATGATTCAGACCGACCGTCCGGAGCTGCTGATCTCCTACCTGCGTTCGCAGGGGCGGCACGACTGACCGCCGCACCGGCGGAGGGGTCTCGGAAGAGGGAGCGCCCCGTTATGAAAAGAGCCGTCACTCGCTGCGAGTGACGGCTCTTTTATTCGCTGCTCCGGCCGCGTCAGTCGAAAAGCTCGTTCAGGACGGCGGCCAGCCGGTAACCGGCATTGCGGATCTGGTGTTCGACCAGCGGCAGGGCCTTGTTCAGGAAGTCCTGTCCCAGCCGCTCGTCGGGCTTGGCCCACTCGAACTGCACTTCGCAGGTCACGGCGCTGTCGTGCAGCCAGTCGCGCGGCGTGCCGGCCTGCACGGCGGCCTTCTCCCGCTTCGATGCGCGGTCCAGCTCGCCGGCCCACTCGGTGACGGACCAGATACGGGTCGTGGTGATGATCTCGTTGTCCCAGACGTGGTGGACGTAATACTTGTGGGGCTTGTGGTACTTGTCTTCGAACAGCACGTCGTACTTCGTGTTGTGGGTCGTGTATTTGATATGCGCAGGGCAGTGCATGTCGCCGACCAGATGGATGACGTATTTCAGATTGACCGCTACGGCCGAGTCGGTCAGGCTGCGGTAATCCCTGAGGTTGCGGATCGCCAGCTCAAGCCCGTAAACGGCATTGCCCTTTCCCGGCTTGAGCAGTTCGTCGCCGTAGCGCAGGTCCGCACCCACGGGCGCCGTGTGCCAGTCGTTGGTGAAGGCGTATTCGGGCGTCTGGCGGTATTCGTCCATCCATTTGGCGTAGTAGACGACGGAGTGCCCGCCGAGATACTTCTCGATCCGTTTCTTGGCCCGTTTGGTGAGGTTGCGTTCGGCGATCTTGGCGATCGTTTCGTGGCCTTCGCGGCCCCACGCCCGCGCAGGTTCGGAAGCGGAGAGGGAGAGAGCTGCCGCAAAGAGCAGCAAAAGCAGTTTTTTCATGGTCTCGATGGTTTTGGTGAGTCTGTTTTTTCGAAGAAGAGGTATCCCGGTCACCGGAATACCTCTTCTTTGTGTCGCGGAGCAAAGGGGCGTCAGAAGCTCAGTCCGTCTTCGTAACCCGGATTCTGGCTCAGTGCGCCGCCCGTGGCCACGCGCTGGTCGGTCGGGATCGGCCACAGATAGTCGCGGCCCTCCTCCCATTTGTAGGTGCGGCCCCGGAAGCAGACGATATAGCCGCTCGTGCCTTCGGTCAGCTGGGCGTCCTTACCTTCGCCGATTTCGAGCATCGCGTCGCAGGTCGTGGCGGGCTTGGTGCCGCTCCAGAGGCAGAGGTCCATCTTGCCGTCGCCGTTCATGTCGTATTCGCCCAGCGAGGGGAAGTAGCAGCCGAGGAAGCCGTCGAGTCCGTTCGACGAGGGAACCAGCTGGGCGCCCTCCTTCCAGCGGAGCATATCCCACTGGCGCAGGCCTTCGCAGGGAAGTTCGACGGTGCGTTCGCGGCGGATTTCGAGGATCACGCCTTTGTTCGCTCCGGAATTGACGTTGGGGTAGTAGCTGGCCATCAGCGGATCGGGATTGTTGTTGGCGGCCGTCATGTCGAGGGCCGGCATGCCCACGCGGTCGCGGACGACGTCCACGGTCAGGGCGATGTCTTCCGGGGTCAGCGTACCCAGCTCGGCCTTGGCCTCGGCGTAGGTGAGCAGGATTTCCGGATAACGGAATACCGGCCAGTCGGTAGTCGAGGTGGTGGCGCCGTTATGCGTGTCGTCGCTCACGAACTTGATGAAGCGGTAACCCGTCATGTCGTAGCTCTTGCAGTCCTCGATCACCTCGTCGATGCCGTTCAGGTCCACGTATCCCGGAGCCATGAGCGTCTGCGCCATGCGCGGGTCGCGGTTCTGGAACTGCTGGTTGTAGGTCATGGTCTCGTATCCGGGCTGGTCCTGAATCTTCGAGCCGTCGGCCATCAGGTAGTGGTTCACCAGCCGCTGCGTGGCGCTGTGGCGCATGTTGCGGAACGTGAATTGGATGCCGTGGCGTACGAGGATGTCGGCGTTGAAGCGCATCGAGAGGATCGTCTCCTTGGCGTCGCCGTCTTCGAGGATGAAATATTCGCGGTAGGGGGCGTCGAGTTTGAGCGTATTGCCTTTGTAGAGCGAATATTTGTTCTGCTCCATGACGGCCCATGCGGCGTCGGCGGCCAGTTGGAGGAAATAGTCGGCCGAGATGGTCACCCCGTCGATCGTCTCGTCGGCGATGCCGTGGTATTTGCGGAAGGTGCCTTCGTAGAGCGCGGCGCGGGCCTTCATGGCGCGGGCGGCGTTTTTGCTCAGGCGGTAGAGCGCGTCGCTCGGCCAGTTGTCGGGCAGGTCCGTGATGGCGCGGTCGAGGTCCTCCATGACCTTCTTCATCACGAATCCGCGGCTGTCGCGCGGCCGTTTGAGCGAAGCCCAGTCGTTCGACGGAATCACGAAGTCGTAATAGGGGATGTCGCCGTATTTGCGCACCTTTTCGAAGTAGAACAGCGCGCGGAAGAAATAGGCCACGCCGTCGTAGCGCTGGCGGATCGTCTCGTCGGGGCAGTTGCCCGAACGTTCGAGGTAGTAGTTGATGTAACGCAGGTAGGCCCATGCGCTTGTGCCCCAGTTTTCGGTGGCCGGGGAGCGCGTGCCCTGCTGTACGGAGCTGAGGTTCTTGGCGATCTGGATGTCGGAGACCTGAATGGCATCGGTGTCGGGACCTGCGAAGAGACTGTAGAAGCGGTTGGTCCAAAGCTCCAGCTCCGCTTCGCTCGAAAAGAACGTATTGGGCGAAAGGTTCGTTTCCGGCTCCTTGGTCAGGAAGTCGTCGCAGCCCGACAGCGCCAGACTCATCGAAACGAATATCAATATTTTGCTGATAGTTTTCATGGTTGATCGAAATAATGCTTTCCGGTTAGTTTAGAAGGTGATGTCCACGCCTACGGAGAAGGTCCGCGAATAGGGATACAGACAGTCGTTGGTGGCGCTGGTCGTGGCTACTTCGGGATCGACCGTCTTGCTGTAGCGCTTCAGGGGCGACCAGTAGGCGAGGTTCTCGCCCGATACGTATACGCGGACCTTTTCGAGGATGCGCTTGTTGATCGGGATGGTGTAACCCAGCGTGATGTTCTTCAGGCGGATGTACGAGGCGTCCTGCAGGTAGCGGTCGGTTTTGACGTTCATCGAACCTGCGCTCGAAGTCTGGTAGCTGCGCCGGCGGGGGAAGTAGGTGTTGCGGTTGTCCTCGCTCCACGCCAGCCGCTCGAAGTCCTTGGCGATGAACGTGGTGGTCGGGAAGCTGTAGGGTCCCCAGAAGTAGTAGCAGTTGGCGCTGGGCATCCAGTCGATCTTGCCGACGCCTTGGAAGAAGACCGCGAAGTCGAAGCCGTTCCAGTTCAAGTCGCCGCGGATCGAGTAGGTGTAACGCGGCAGGCTGTTGCCGATGACGCGCATGTCGCCCGGATTCTTGACCGTACCGTCGCCGTTGTTGATGATGTTGTTGCCGTCGAGGTCGCGGAAACGGACGTCGCCCGCCATGAGGTGCGCCGCCGAAGCGTCGGAGCTGGTGTAGACGCGGTTGTTGACCGCCTTGTCGTTGATCTGCGCCTGATAGCGTGCCGCCTCCTCGTCGGTCTTGAACAGTCCGTCGGTGCGGTAGCCCCAGAGTTCGCCGAGCGTCTCGCCCACGTAATGGTCGGTGAGCAGCATGTCGTCGTTCTTATACTTGGTGATCTTGGACTTGTAGTCGCCCAGCGATGCCGAAATGCCGTAGGAGAAGGGTTTGCCGGCCACCATGTGGCGGTCGCGCCAGCTGACGGTGATTTCGTAGCCCTTGGTGCGCAGGTCGGCGCAGTTCTCCTTGGGCGAGGGCGCTCCGAAGACGTCGGGCAGCGTGAGCGACGTGGTGAGCATGTCCTTGGTGTCGCGGATGTAGAGGTCGGCCGTGACGTTGAGGCGGTTTTTGAGGAAGCCCAGATCGAAACCGAGGTTGTAGGTTACGACCGTCTCCCACGTAAGTCCGTCGCTGATGGGGTTCGACGCCGAGGCGTAATTGGCCTTTTCCGTGCCGTTGAAGGTGTAGCCCAGCTGGCCGGTCGAGATCGTTTCGATGTAGTAGTAGTTCGACACCTGCTGGTTGCCGAGCGAGCCGTACGAGAAGCGCACCTTGGCGTTGTCCCACCAGTTGCGCATCGGCTCCCAGAATTTCTCCTCCGAGATGCGCCATCCGGCCGATGCCGAGGGGAAGAAGCCCCAGCGGTCGTTGGCGGCGAAGCGCGACGAACCGTCGTAGCGTGCCGATACTTCGAAAAGGTACTTGCCGGCGTAGTCGTAGTTCGCACGGGCGAAATAACCCAGCGTCCGGTAGGCCGTATTCGACTCGACGCAGCGTTCGATCTCGCCCTGCGCCATGTTGATGAAGCTCAGCTTCTCGCTCAGCGACCCTTTCTGGCGGACGCTCAGTTTCGACGAGCGGAAGTCCTCGAAGTTGCCGCCGGCTACGGCCGAGAAGTTGTGCTTGCCCCACGAGTGGCCGTAATCGAGGTAGGCGTTGACCACATGGCCGTTATAGTAGTAGCGGTCCTCCTGATAGAAGTCGTAGATCGAACCGTTGGTGAAATCGACCACGGCGGTCTGCGTCGCGTTCCATGTGTTGGCCGTCGGATAGGAGCGGTAGGCTCCGAGGTTGTCGCGGCGGCGGTAGGTGTAGTCGGCGTTGAGTTTCAGATCCTTGTTGCGCGTGAGGTCGAACGTCACCCGGTTGGTGATGATGTAGTAGTTGTTCTTGCGCGAGTTCTTGTTGCGTCCGTCGGCGAATACGCCGCCGCGTCCGCTGGCGATCGGCGAGTTGGCGAACTGGATGCCGTTGGAATAAACGAACGTGGTGCCGTCGGGGTTGACCGGAACGAACGTCGGGCTGATGTTGTTGGCCACGTTGAAGAGGATGCCGTTGGAGTTGAGCTCTTCGGAACCGTCCTGCTCCCAGTAACCGCCGTATTTGTAGTCGGTCACCTCCATGCTGATGTTGTTCGAGTAGTGCATCCACGGCGTTACTTCGGCGGCGATCTTCGTGCGGAACGAGTAGCCGTTGTAGATATCCTCGGCGCCATGGTTGAACAGGCCTTCACGGTAGAGGTAGCGGCCGCTGACGTAGTAGTTGATCTTGTCGTTGCCGCCCGTGAGCGAAATGTTGTGCTCGGTTTCGGGACGGCTGCGCTTGAACATGTAGTCGTACCAGTCGAAGTTGCCCAGATAGCGGTATTTGCCGTTGCTGTCGGTGATGACCCACGGGCGGTCGGGATGCTCGGTCTTGTCGTTGCGGCGGTCGTAGAGCATCTGCATCTCCTCGTCCGTGTAGTTCCAGCCCACATAGCCTTTCGATGGGTAGCAGAATTCGTTGGTGAGTTTCACGTAGTCGTATCCCGACGTGATGAAGTCGGTCGAGGTGGTGTTCCACGACACGCCGTAGCGGCCGTTGTAATTGACTTTCAGCGTGCCGGCCTTACCGCTCTTGGTGGTGATGAGCACCACGCCGGCCGAAGCCTTGGCGCCGTAGATCGAGCAGGCCGAAGCGTCCTTGAGCACCGATACCGATTCGATGTCGTTGGGGTTGACCTGCGCCAGCGACGCTTCGATGCCGTCGACGAGCACCAGCGGGCTGCCACTGTTGAGCGATACTGCGCCGCGGATCTTGACGTCGTAGTTCTTGCCTTCGATCGAGCCGCTGCCGAGCGTCAGCAGCAGCGACGGATCGGCGCCCTGCAGGGCTGCGGCCGTATTGGTCACGGGACGGTTGTTGAGGTCCTTGCCGCTGATGGTGCCCACGGCGCCCGTGACGTTCACGCGCTTCTGCTGGCCGTAGCCGACCACGACCACCTCGTCGATGGCCGCCGAGCTTTCCACGAGGGTAATGTCGATGGCGGCGTAGGAGTTGACTTCGACCGTCCGGGGCTGGTAGCCGATGAACGAGATGACGAGCTTCGCCGGAAGCTTGACGTTCTCCAGCGAGAAGTCGCCGTTGCTCATCGTGGTGGTGCCGTTGTTGGTGCCGTCCACGATGATCGTGGCACCCGGAACGGGCAGCCCCAGATTGTCTTTCACCACGCCTTTGAGCTGGTTCTTATCCGCGGCGAGGCTCTTCGGAGCTGCCTTGGTTACGGAGATGCTTTTGCCCGTAATCGTGTAGGTGATGTCCTGATCGGCGAAGATCTGGGCCAGAACCTCGTCGATCGACGCGTTCTGCGCCGAGATGCTGACGCGGCGCTGCATGTCGACGCCGGCCGATTTGATGGCCACGGAGTAGTTCTCCCGCTGATTGAGGGCTTCGATGGCCTCCTTGACCGTTACATTCGTGAGTTTGAGGTCGATCGCCTGCGCCAGAGCCGGGCTGGGAAGCGCCAGCAGGCAGAGTGCGAACAAACCCACGATCGCACGCGCATGGAAAAGTGCGGTTCGATTGTAAAGTTTTTTCATAGGTTGAAGTTTTAATGTTGTAGTTTTTTGTTGCTGTTTCGCGGTTATTTCTTTCGGGATATGTAGATCACGTCGTTGCGTTCGCGGATGGACATCGATTTGTCGGTGTTGAGCGTGCCGAGGATCTTGAGCAGCGACTCGTTGTTGGTGAAGAAGGCGTAGAAGCGCACGCCGGCCAGTTCGGGATCGGTGATGATGATTTTCTGGTCGAAGCAGCGGGCCAGCTGTGCGGTGATGCCGTCGAGCGACTCGTTGAAGAAGTAGAAGCCGCCGCCCGTGGCGCGCGATTTATAGTTTTCGCTCTGGAAAGAGGTCATTTCCAGCGCTCCCGTCAGGCGGTCGTACTGCGCGACGTCGTTGCGGACCATGACGACCTCGTCGTCGCATTTGTCGCTGTTCACGTCGAAACGCACGCTGCCCTCGACCAGCGCCACTTCGACCAGCTGGTCGCTGTTGTAGGCCCGCATGTTGAATTTGGTGCCGAGGACTTCGACCTCGACGTCGCCGGCCGAGATGACGAAGGGATGCCGCTTGTCGTGCATGACTTCGGCGTAGACCTCGCCGTCCACGAAGATTTTGCGCTGGCGGCCGTTGAAGTGGGTCGGATAGGTTACGCGGGTGCCCGAATTGAGCCACAGGAGCGTTCCGTCGGCAAGGCGCAGCTCGCTGCGCTGGCCCGCCGGCACGAGCACCTCCTCCCATTCGGGAGTGTGCGCGATCTTGGTGTAGAGGAGCGAGACGGCGATCAGCAGCGGGACGATCAGCACGGCGGCGATCCGCTGCGTCCACCGGACGACGGTCGTCAGACGGCGCGGTGCGGTGCGCGCCGGAACGGAATGGCCGATGCGGCGGCAGAACTCTTCGAACGCAGCCTGCGCCAGCGCGGGGTTTTCGCTCCGCACCTCGTCGAGCAGGGCGCCGAGCAGCCGGTCGGCTTCGGACGAATTGCCGTTGTCGGCGAACCATTGCTGGATGCGGACCTCCTCGCCGTCGTTGCAGCGGCCGTAGAAGTAGTCCCGGACTTTATCTAATGTCGGTTTGTTCATCTCTTCATGCGTTTTATCGGCAGCCCGATGCTGCCGGTTACTACATAAAGAACAAACGAAAGCCCCGCACTACGTAACGGGGCCGGAAGATTTATCGGGGAAATTTCAGGGCAGGATGTCCAGAAAGACGATGATGGCCGGAATGATGTTGAGGTATTTGCGCAGCTCCTTCAGCGCCAGCTCAAGATGCTTGTCCACGGTGCGTACCGACAGGTTCAGTTGTTCGGCGATCTCCCTGCTCGGCATGTGCTCGAAACGCGACATGCGGAAAATCTGCTGCCGCTGCGGGGGCATCTTTCCGACGATGGTCTCGACCTGCTCGGCAGTCTCCGCCAGATCGAGCTTCTCCTCGATCTCGTTCCGCGAAGGCAGGTTTCCCCCCCCCTTGCTTTCGGTCTGCGCGATAGCCTCCTTTAGGGTCGTGAACGTGCGGCTCTTGGTGCGGAAGTAGTTGTATATCTCGTGTTTGGCCAGCACGAAAAGGTAGTTGCGGATGGATTTGGCCGCATCCAGCTTTTCGCGGTTCAGCCAAACTTTCATGAAGATATTCTGCGCGATGTCCTCCGCAACGGCGGTCTCTTTGGTCATGCCCTTGATGAAGGCGAAGAACGTCGGGTAGTATTTGTGGAACAGCACCTCGTAACCCGCGATGTCGCCGCGGATGAGCTGCCTGAGCAGGTCCTGCTCTTGCGGATCGCAATTGACGAAGGTGTTATAAACGGATTCTTTCATTATCGGGACTACGTTCCGGAAACAGCATGCCTTTCCCTGCAGCACTCGGATCTGCTCTGAAAAAAGAGGGTGGGTGCGGAAGATGCTATGACGAAGATAAGCATAATCTTTCGAAAAACAAGCGGCAATCCGGGGAATTAACACCCCGGTCGCCGAATTTTAACGGGGCTGCAACAATTCCCCGAAGATACCTATTTTTATATATAAAGGGCCGCGGGAGTGCGCAGTGCGGGGCGGTTTATCGGGCGGTCTCTTGGTCGAAGACCGCATCGAAGGCCGCGCGCAGACGGGCTTCGTCGCGGATCAGCGCCCGCAGCTCCTCCTGTTTGCGGGCGTTGTCCGATTCGGGAATCCAGAGCCGGAGGTAACCGCCTTCGGCGTACTTTTTCCGCAGGTGCGCAAGACAGCGTTCGAAGTGTCCCTCGCGGTCGAGTGCGGGGCAGTGGGACAGACCGTACTGCACCGTACGGCGGAGCACGGTCGCGGGGTCGATGCAGCGGTCGGCCTCGGCGACGATGCGTCCGTAGATCGTGCGGGGTGCATGGTCGGACGAGGCCCGGTGGTCCTCGACGGCGTCGCGCATGACGGCCAGCTGCTCTGCGGTGAACCAGCGCCGCAGCTCCGTGTCGGCGAGCAGGATTTCGCCCGAATGGATGTGGTGCAACTCCCGGCCGCGGGCCAGCCC contains these protein-coding regions:
- a CDS encoding HD domain-containing protein, translated to MPHFPPNAYFCTMQPSEELRIYIETEIIPRYESFDAAHGTDHVRTVIAHSLDLARHYDVDADMIYAVAAYHDTGLARGRELHHIHSGEILLADTELRRWFTAEQLAVMRDAVEDHRASSDHAPRTIYGRIVAEADRCIDPATVLRRTVQYGLSHCPALDREGHFERCLAHLRKKYAEGGYLRLWIPESDNARKQEELRALIRDEARLRAAFDAVFDQETAR